In the Corvus cornix cornix isolate S_Up_H32 chromosome 20, ASM73873v5, whole genome shotgun sequence genome, one interval contains:
- the ZNF341 gene encoding LOW QUALITY PROTEIN: zinc finger protein 341 (The sequence of the model RefSeq protein was modified relative to this genomic sequence to represent the inferred CDS: inserted 2 bases in 2 codons), with product MAQAIFEALEGMDNQTVLAVQSLLDGQGGVTDPSAPNVNSSTTIQPMDDEDVFLCGKCKKQFNSLPAFMTHKREQCQGSAPSLSSVSLAANSVYTPSITSVQQAPSAGRQQISTYITVPPSPLIQTLVQGNILVSDEVLMSAMSAFTSLDQPMPSVQPPVQSSMSMHAGAGYLSQPPPPPPPPPPXPPQPPPPPXSMGAPGQPGTGSGVVEVYSAPAPMAASSTVEIQTLGMQPYPPMEVPSQCVESPVYPSPSVYSPGKQGFKAKSTSAPTPLSSAGGGSVVGFDSPAAAKTRRCKNEGGLQEGKPKSPKLKCTYCDKAFTKNFDLQQHIRSHTGEKPFQCIVCGRAFAQKSNVKKHMQTHKVWPPGLGCTISRNSITVQVMALNPNQPEDEENTGLPQPSSHAVPPPQDLSPLEENEEGKLEAKQVVLIDSSYQCQFCPSKFNTYFQLKSHMTQHKNEQVYKCVVKTCAQTFQKLESFLEHIKSHQEELSYRCHLCSKDFPSLYELGVHQYSHSLLPQHSPKKDMAVYKCVKCVNKYSTPEALEHHLQTATHNFPCPHCQKVFPCERYLRRHIPTHGGGSKFKCQICKKFFRREHYLKLHAHIHSGEKPFKCSVCDSAFNRKDKLKRHMLIHEPFKKYKCPFSSHTGCSKEFNRPDKLKAHILSHSGMKIHKCQYCNKSFSRRAHMVEHQRSHTGNYKYRCPTCSKGFTRHKYMRDHKCRLGSPKDKELQLRKAQKKRVARGRKAGLALPGTLGLPELKDGAAGESPPEGGPNKEPFQESDAVLSIVVGGSGAADSELVPGQPNSMASNLALAELQTASDGPCTMLAVPVYIQTSE from the exons GAATGGATAATCAGacagtgctggctgtgcagtCCTTACTGGATGGGCAAGGAGGTGTGACGGATCCGTCTGCTCCAAATGTCAACTCCTCCACCACCATCCAGCCCATGG ATGATGAAGACGTGTTCCTGTGTGGGAAGTGTAAGAAGCAGTTCAactccctgcctgccttcaTGACCCACAAGagagagcagtgccagggcagtgctccatccctctcctcGGTGTCTCTGGCTGCCAACAGCGTGTACACCCCATCCATCACCTCGGTGCAGCAGGCTCCCAGTGCTGGCCGGCAG caaatcTCTACATACATCACAGTTCCCCCATCACCTTTGATTCAGACCCTGGTGCAGGGGAACATCTTGGTCAGTGACGAGGTGCTGATGTCAGCCATGTCTGCGTTCACCTCCTTGGACCAGCCCATGCCATCTGTGCAGCCCCCAGTGCAG AGCAGCATGAGTATGCACGCTGGGGCTGGCTACCTGTCCCAGCCCCCCCCTCCACCGCCGCCCCCGCCAC CCCCTCCTCAGCCTCCGCCTCCCC CAAGCATGGGggctcctgggcagcctggcacCGGCAGCGGGGTGGTGGAAGTGTACAGTGCTCCTGCTCCCATGGCAGCATCCAGCACCGTGGAGATCCAGACCCTGGGCATGCAGCCCTATCCGCCCATGGAG GTACCGAGCCAGTGTGTGGAAAGCCCTGTGTACCCCTCTCCCTCTGTGTACAGCCCTGGGAAGCAGGGGTTCAAGGCCAAGAGCACCAGTGCTCCCACGCccctgagcagtgcaggaggaggcTCTGTGGTTGGCTTTGATTCCCCTGCCGCTGCCAAAACTCGCCGCTGCAAGAACGAGGGTGGGCTGCAGGAAG GCAAACCCAAGTCCCCCAAGCTGAAATGCACATACTGTGACAAGGCCTTTACCAAGAACTTCgacctgcagcagcacatcagGAG TCACACAGGTGAGAAGCCCTTCCAGTGCATCGTGTGTGGCCGAGCCTTTGCCCAGAAGTCCAACGTGAAGAAGCACATGCAGACTCATAAAGTGTGgcctccagggctgggctgcaccATCTCCCGCAACTCCATCACTGTGCAGGTCATGGCCTTGAACCCCAACCAGCCTGAGGACGAGGAGAACACAG GTTTGCCCCAGCCCTCCAGCCATGCGGTGCCCCCGCCCCAGGACCTGAGCCCCTTGGAGGAGAACGAGGAGGGCAAGCTGGAAGCCAAGCAGGTTGTCCTGATTGACAGCTCTTACCAGTGCCAGTTCTGCCCCAGCAAGTTCAACACCTACTTCCAGCTCAAATCACACATGACACAGCACAAGAATGAGCAG gtgTACAAATGCGTGGTGAAGACCTGCGCCCAGACCTTCCAGAAGCTGGAGTCCTTCCTTGAGCACATCAAGAGCCACCAGGAGGAGCTGAGTTACCGCTGCCACCTCTGCAGCAAGGACTTCCCCTCACTGTACGAGCTGGGCGTGCACCAGTACTCGCACAgcctgctgccccagcacagccccaagaAGGACATGGCCGTGTACAA GTGTGTGAAGTGTGTCAATAAATACTCCACCCCCGAAGCCCTGGAGCACCATCTGCAGACAGCAACGCACAACTTCCCCTGCCCTCACTGCCAGAAG GTGTTCCCCTGTGAGCGGTACCTGCGCCGCCACATCCCCACACACGGCGGGGGCAGCAAGTTCAAGTGCCAGATCTGCAAGAAGTTCTTCCGGCGGGAGCACTACCTCAAGCTGCACGCCCACATCCACTCGG gtGAGAAGCCCTTCAAGTGCTCAGTGTGTGACTCGGCGTTCAATCGCAAGGACAAGCTCAAGCGCCACATGCTCATCCACGAGCCCttcaagaaatacaaatgtCCCTTCTC AAGCCACACAGGCTGCAGTAAAGAATTCAACAGGCCTGACAAGCTGAAGGCTCACATTCTGTCCCATTCAG GGATGAAGATCCACAAGTGCCAGTACTGTAACAAGTCCTTCAGCCGCCGTGCCCACATGGTGGAGCACCAGCGCTCGCACACCGGCAACTACAAATACCGCTGCCCCACGTGCAGCAAGGGCTTCACGCGCCACAAGTACATGAGGGACCACAAGTGCCGCCTGGGCTCGCCCAAGGacaaggagctgcagctcaggaaggCCCAGAAGAAGCGGGTGGCACGCGGGCGCAAGGCCGGGCTGGCCCTGCCCGGCACGCTGGGGCTGCCCGAGCTCAAGGACGGCGCTGCCGGGGAGAGCCCCCCCGAGGGGGGCCCCAACAAAGAGCCCTTCCAGGAGTCGGACGCCGTCCTGTCCATCGTGGTTGGCGGGTCGGGAGCTGCTGACTCGGAGCtggtccctgggcagcccaACAGCATGGcctccaacctggccctggcagagctgcagacgGCCTCGGACGGGCCGTGCACCATGCTGGCTGTCCCTGTGTACATCCAGACCTCGGAGTGA